The nucleotide window CCGGAACTTGTACTTCTTGGACGCCGCGGCCGGGTACGGCCCTTCGGGGCCGAACTCGACCTCGAACTGCTGCCGCAGCTCCGCGTCCGTGGGCTGGAAGTGGATCACCCGCTCCAGCGCCGCCCGCGCGGCGACCGGCCGGTTCAGCACCGTCGCCTCGTACTGGTAGATCTTGAAGTACACCTGCGCGAGCTGGTCGTGGGACTCGGGGTCGTAGGCCTCGGCGGCCTTGCGGAACAGCAGCAGCGCGCCGAGCAGCTCGCCCTCGTTCTCGCGGAACTGGCCGCGCAGGAAGTGCGCCATGCCCGAGTCCGGGTTCAGCCGCAGGGCCTCGTCGACGGCCTCCTCCGCCTTATCGGGCTGCTGGGCGTTGTACAGGAACTGCGCGTAGTACCCCCACACCGACGGGTTGTCCGGGCGCGCCTTGGTGAGCCCCTGCATGGTCTGGAGGGCCGCCTCGTGTTGCCCCTGCCGCTCCTGCTCGAACGCCTTCTCGACGGTGTCGAAGTACGAGGCGCAGCACCACTTAAACTTCTTACCGCTGCCGCACGGGCACGGGTCGTATGGCTGGGGAGGCATGTGTCGGTCCACCTTTGGGGCGCGGAGCGGTCGGCGAGCGGTGCGGCCCGGCGCGTGCCGGCCGTTCGTTACGGGCAAGAAGCGCCGGTGCCGCCACTCGTTCGGGTTCAGGATAGGGGATCGGGTTACGCCTGAAAACGGCCGGGGGCGAGTTTGACAGTTCCAAAAGGCGCCCTAATTTTGCGTACCTGCGCTCCGCTCCGGTGAGACGCGAAATCCGTCGCGCGGGCCGAAACCGTACCCGCGACCACTACGCCGGCCGCAGCGCACCGGCACACTCCGTAAGGACGATTCTCAAATGGTGACGAGCGACCTCGGCGCGTGCGAGTGGTTCGTGTGGGACCTGCGGCGCAGCGGGCTGATCGACCGCGGACCCCTCGACCAGATCGTGGGCGAGTTCCTTAAGCGGAACCCCCGTGCCGAAGCCCCGGCGCTGGCCGAGTTCCTCGTCGACCAGGGCACCCTCACGGCGTTCCAGGCCGAGCGCATTCTGAACGGCAAGAGCCAGGGGCTGGTGCTCGGGCCGTACGTGCTGCTGGACGCCATCGGCTCCGGGAGCATGGGCCAGGTGTACAAGGCCAGCTCCAAGAACGACAGCAACTTGTACGCGGTCAAGGTGTTGCCGCGGCGCAGCATGTGGAACGTGCGCCTGGCCCGCCGCCAGGTGCGGTCGTTCGCCACGTTCGAGCACCCGGCCGTGGTCCCGTTCGTGGACGTGGGCACCGCCGGGGGGCTGCACTACCTCGCGTGGCCGCTGGTCGAAGGCACCACCCTCGAGTCCCTGATCCAGCACCACGGCAAGCTGGCGCCCGCCACCGCGGCGCTGTACGCGGTTCAGGTGGCCCAGGGGCTCACGGTGGCCCACCAGAACAACCTGTTCCACGGGCTGGTGAAGCCGTCGAACGTCATGATCGGCAGCGACAACCAGGCCCGCATCCTCGACTTCGGCATCGGCTCTTTGCTGGTCGAGAACGAGGGCGAGAGCCTGGTGGACACCATGTCCACCGCCAACACGCTCACCAGCGGGCTGGACTGCGCCAGCCCCGAGAGCATCATGGAGCCGACCAACCGGACGCCGGCGGGCGACCAGTACAGCCTCGGGTGCGTACTGTACTACGCCCTGACCGGGCACGTGCCGTTCCCCGAGGGGTCGGCGGTCGAAAAGATGATGGCCCACCAGACGAAGGAACCGACGCCGATCCGCGAGCTGGTTCCGAACGTGCCGGCCGGGCTCGCGGCGGTTGTGCAGCGGCTCA belongs to Gemmata obscuriglobus and includes:
- a CDS encoding serine/threonine protein kinase, which codes for MVTSDLGACEWFVWDLRRSGLIDRGPLDQIVGEFLKRNPRAEAPALAEFLVDQGTLTAFQAERILNGKSQGLVLGPYVLLDAIGSGSMGQVYKASSKNDSNLYAVKVLPRRSMWNVRLARRQVRSFATFEHPAVVPFVDVGTAGGLHYLAWPLVEGTTLESLIQHHGKLAPATAALYAVQVAQGLTVAHQNNLFHGLVKPSNVMIGSDNQARILDFGIGSLLVENEGESLVDTMSTANTLTSGLDCASPESIMEPTNRTPAGDQYSLGCVLYYALTGHVPFPEGSAVEKMMAHQTKEPTPIRELVPNVPAGLAAVVQRLMAKPPEERYSGCDELVEALEPFLDDLNQLNGPGGSGARTPPGSQSGGRMPGLGGRSNPGTKITLPSRSGPGSSGTRSNPASSSMIVPPSAQTPQPPASRGGVPSRASFNLPAVSDETEGGAAARSHTPPELGRPMPKLPTRGATTGRPEPTRPARPAKPMPPPELEELPDAEPAWAEETVERRTKGNAGTIGLIAVAVVLMVIVYIGATLLMK